One stretch of Muribaculum intestinale DNA includes these proteins:
- a CDS encoding peptidylprolyl isomerase, whose product MTIMAAAQNNIVEEVAWWIGDQPIYKSEIEETYQTMQSQRSDIEGDPYCVIPERLAVEKLFIHQAEIDSIEVPDNQVMQMVDQQVNFLIANLGSQQKVEEFYRRPLPAVREQLRDMIRNHQLVEEVQSSLTKEVMATPNDVRRYFNSLPKDSVPFVPLQVEVQIMTLNPVIPREEIDEVKARLRDYAERVNKGESDFSTLAILYSEDGSSLRGGELGFIGRANLEPEYAAVAFNLNDTKKVSKIVETQFGYHIIQLIEKRGDRINTRHILLRPKVSDKDLTEAMTRLDTVRQEILAEKFTFEEAVPYVSQDKDTHNNRGQMVNQENNTTRFEMGELPQEVSRVVADMSVGELSKPFIMKDPKRNRDIVAMVKLSNRIPGHRANMSDDYQLIKNLYESHAKEDIVTKWVEKKIADTYVRIEEGWRDCDFKHKGWIKEGVSSDSSSDRDDSKE is encoded by the coding sequence ATGACTATAATGGCTGCCGCCCAGAATAATATTGTCGAGGAGGTGGCCTGGTGGATTGGCGACCAGCCTATTTATAAGAGTGAAATCGAGGAGACATACCAGACCATGCAGTCGCAGCGCAGCGATATCGAGGGTGACCCGTACTGTGTAATTCCCGAACGCCTTGCTGTGGAGAAACTTTTTATCCACCAGGCGGAGATTGACTCTATAGAAGTGCCTGACAACCAGGTGATGCAGATGGTCGACCAGCAGGTCAACTTCCTTATAGCCAACCTTGGCTCCCAGCAGAAAGTCGAAGAATTTTACCGACGTCCGCTCCCGGCTGTGCGCGAGCAGTTGCGTGACATGATACGCAACCATCAGCTCGTCGAGGAGGTGCAGAGCTCGCTTACCAAGGAGGTCATGGCCACTCCCAACGACGTGCGACGTTACTTCAACTCTCTGCCAAAAGACAGTGTTCCTTTTGTGCCGCTTCAGGTCGAAGTGCAGATTATGACCCTCAATCCTGTAATACCGCGCGAGGAGATTGACGAGGTCAAGGCCCGACTGCGCGACTATGCCGAGCGTGTCAACAAAGGGGAGAGCGATTTCAGCACCCTGGCTATCCTTTACAGCGAGGATGGCAGCAGTCTGCGCGGCGGTGAGCTCGGATTTATCGGGCGTGCCAATCTTGAACCGGAATATGCTGCTGTGGCTTTCAATCTCAACGATACCAAAAAGGTGTCGAAAATAGTGGAGACACAGTTTGGCTACCATATCATACAGCTTATCGAGAAACGAGGTGACCGCATCAACACCCGCCACATATTACTACGCCCCAAAGTGTCGGACAAGGACCTTACCGAAGCTATGACCCGTCTTGATACCGTGCGTCAGGAGATACTGGCCGAGAAGTTTACCTTCGAGGAGGCCGTGCCCTACGTGTCGCAGGACAAGGACACCCACAACAACCGCGGACAGATGGTGAACCAGGAGAACAATACCACACGATTTGAGATGGGCGAACTGCCTCAGGAAGTCAGCCGGGTGGTGGCCGATATGAGTGTCGGCGAGCTGTCCAAGCCATTTATAATGAAGGATCCCAAGCGCAACCGCGATATCGTGGCGATGGTGAAACTGAGCAACCGTATCCCCGGCCACCGTGCCAATATGAGCGACGACTATCAGCTTATCAAAAACCTCTATGAGTCGCATGCCAAGGAGGATATCGTGACAAAGTGGGTAGAGAAGAAGATTGCCGATACCTACGTGAGAATCGAAGAAGGGTGGCGCGACTGCGACTTCAAGCATAAAGGCTGGATTAAGGAGGGTGTGAGCTCTGACTCTTCGTCAGACCGGGATGACAGCAAGGAGTGA